A part of Ooceraea biroi isolate clonal line C1 chromosome 10, Obir_v5.4, whole genome shotgun sequence genomic DNA contains:
- the LOC105283776 gene encoding protein artichoke: MVRPSEGGGLLIVGWLLALRSIGAGAQLDPDYGCPSQEKILPCRCSTHSELPKVLEGLKAVSHYLDRPVDELILENNNLPSLPGKVFASLRVLRLMLRNNRLERVSSGWLEGLHDSLLELFVVEPELRSLPVDSLENLQGLEAVTLQSRVMKRLPRFSGLPKLRYLQINSPALLELAPRNFRGIPTLEQLHVFGSPRLTRLEAGLLRDLPRLEFVNITDSGIHWIHPRTMVDLPELKEISLVGNAIIDAGMVGRACMDLPSLSVIRLDRNRINRLGEGSFVDLSVLSRLYLSRNYITEIFAGAFQRVPVLKTVDLNHNLIHRIHPEFFPRRTGNVLEEIWLINNDLSHVAEIRSVLEALPRLKFLDASHNQLEEIPFGSLRGHPTLERLHLNHNRLAFLQRETFTAMPALRELRLKNNSLSNLLEAPFWNLPALKGLDLSQNYFRHIEPRLFTNLPNLRRLDLSGNAIGLVEPESFLGTPALEHINISGNALSVLHPLTFRHLTNLYELDVGWNRMLEVVPGLPKDIEHLHMPMNRIIDLPAVSSRDLALPALRSLDLSANGIENILPGMLADLPNLRKLNLGYNALRLLDEGVFEGLSRLEQLDLRYNRLVTLHGRSFHPLKSLMDVNLRGNRVEVLRPEIFHENTRLQRVDMSRNNLAQIPHATFVNTRDLRELYASHNTLTELPGSLHGLTALRVLDLSFNKLNILSPETLSSLSSLLELKLVRNRIRELREGAFDGLPRLSLIDLENNDLRVIERNAIRALPELQAVRLGRNRLQSIPSGAFTELPLLQSAELQENRIQEIASNAFINVPHLLFLNLSHNHLPGLEYVGLESLRSLEVLDLSYNRLSRVASDSLAAMEWLVELKMDNNRICAVHGSPFDDMPRLRVLSLRSNRMTAVSEGAFKRLRSNIAVLDIDGNPLSCSCGMLWLRGWLQQASSEGPRCADGSLFKELRLSRQDCQRERYVEPVHPGCEIEMINVATPSVSSSAFGVTETVPLWMNLKDSSTQRPSISQDSDYLYEYLDYQDNMSDTGASTSPSSVSTVSVPTQTVKIIHPPSQTQKHQTQKNATSPGKRNPMIPPSPSSSGFTFFGLPLPNLNFNLWGHSGRKAERKESSSAPGKSGHRGRYRSFPPTEPEIHRGGFVPLPRAQSGFVPIADPRPMYEKHAKHGNTTRSSSGQEERPRKSGNSTVTRVEKTVPTIGKSRTNFREKEESPMLDRTAGSNAFESRKISANINRPTPNALDTTRSSEPIIVEESSQEAHETSVSTEIYDGESLEVKPEDVKFIEKPHMEIASRIIWTTPKAVTMETKKATITKETVTATVQVAPSRESGAKDRDLEISEYEGDSSRLSSTTASHNESDNRQMSKTDAPIPRPSTSTASPTLNPRPEEITVATPHASRSTEASALSTFLIPGGQVPASGPVINLRPPGRPTITKVASPHLSYNAEQSREEPKSIAGAAQRSAEAIDESTTDGQNEAFVVDEGTKVIDDGPFNWYFQHYNDTNLEPYVGIAYSGAANIDAYGWSLLLVLSVLL, encoded by the exons ATGGTCAGGCCGTCGGAAGGCGGTGGGCTTCTGATAGTCGGCTGGCTTCTGGCACTCCGTTCCATCGGTGCCGGTGCCCAGTTGGATCCCGATTACGGCTGTCCGTCCCAGGAGAAGATACTGCCCTGCAGATGCTCTAC CCACAGCGAGTTACCAAAGGTGCTGGAAGGTCTGAAGGCGGTCAGCCACTACCTGGACCGGCCGGTGGACGAGCTGATCCTGGAGAACAACAATCTACCGAGCCTGCCCGGAAAAGTGTTCGCGAGCTTGCGCGTCCTGCGACTAATGCTGAGGAACAATCGGCTCGAACGGGTATCGTCCGGCTGGCTGGAGGGTTTGCACGATTCCCTGCTGGAGCTGTTTGTCGTCGAGCCAGAGCTGCGCTCTCTGCCAGTGGACAGTCTGGAGAACCTGCAGGGTCTCGAAGCGGTAACGCTGCAGAGCCGCGTGATGAAGCGGTTGCCGAGGTTCTCGGGATTGCCGAAGCTCAGGTATCTCCAAATCAACTCGCCGGCTCTGTTGGAACTCGCCCCCAGAAACTTCCGGGGCATTCCTACTTTAGAGCAGTTGCACGTGTTCGGCAGCCCGAGGCTGACCAGGCTTGAGGCCGGGTTGCTCCGCGACCTGCCGCGATTGGAGTTCGTCAACATTACCGATTCGGGGATCCACTGGATCCATCCGCGCACCATGGTCGATCTGCCGGAGCTCAAGGAGATTTCGCTGGTCGGAAACGCCATAATTGACGCCGGCATGGTTGGCCGCGCGTGTATGGACCTGCCGTCGTTGTCGGTGATACGTCTGGATCGAAATCGCATTAATCGTCTAGGCGAGGGCTCCTTCGTGGACCTATCAGTCTTGTCGCGCCTTTATCTATCGCGTAATTACATCACCGAGATATTCGCCGGCGCCTTCCAACGCGTGCCGGTCTTGAAGACCGTGGACCTGAACCATAATCTGATCCATCGCATCCATCCGGAGTTTTTTCCGCGGCGAACGGGAAACGTACTGGAAGAGATATGGCTGATCAACAACGACCTTAGCCACGTGGCCGAGATACGATCGGTGCTCGAGGCTCTGCCGCGGTTGAAGTTCTTGGACGCCAGTCACAATCAGCTGGAGGAAATACCCTTCGGTTCTCTAAGAGGCCATCCAACTTTGGAGAGGCTTCATCTGAATCACAACAGGCTGGCATTCCTGCAGAGAGAGACGTTCACGGCGATGCCGGCGCTCAGGGAGCTCAGGCTGAAGAATAATTCCCTGTCGAATCTGCTGGAGGCTCCCTTCTGGAATCTGCCAGCGTTAAAG GGCCTGGATCTCTCGCAGAATTACTTCCGTCATATAGAGCCGCGTTTGTTCACCAATCTACCGAATCTCCGGCGGCTCGATCTCAGCGGTAACGCCATCGGGCTTGTCGAACCCGAGTCCTTCCTGGGCACACCAGCATTGGAGCACATCAACATCTCCGGAAACGCCTTGTCCGTCCTGCATCCGCTGACTTTCCGACACTTGACGAATCTGTACGAGCTGGACGTCGGTTGGAATCGTATGCTGGAAGTGGTGCCTGGCCTGCCGAAAGATATCGAGCATCTTCACATGCCCATGAATCGCATCATCGATCTGCCTGCCGTGTCCTCTCGGGATTTGGCCCTGCCCGCCCTGCGATCGTTGGATCTGAGCGCGAACGGCATCGAGAATATCCTGCCTGGCATGCTGGCCGACTTGCCAAATTTGAGAAAACTGAACCTGGGCTATAATGCCCTGAGGCTTCTAGACGAAGGCGTTTTCGAGGGACTCTCGAGATTGGAACAGTTGGACCTACGGTACAATCGGCTGGTCACGTTGCACGGACGGAGCTTTCATCCCCTGAAGTCCTTGATGGATGTGAATCTCCGGGGCAACCGAGTAGAAGTTTTACGGCCAGAGATCTTTCATGAGAACACGCGTTTGCAGAGGGTCGACATGAGCAGAAATAATCTCGCTCAAATTCCTCACGCCACTTTTGTCAATACAAG gGACCTTCGTGAACTGTACGCGTCGCACAACACTTTGACCGAGTTACCCGGATCGCTGCACGGTTTAACGGCTCTTCGGGTCCTCGACTTGAGCTTCAACAAGCTGAACATCCTATCGCCGGAAACGCTGAGCAGTCTGTCGTCCTTGCTGGAACTAAAGCTGGTCAGAAACCGTATACGGGAGTTGCGGGAAGGCGCGTTCGATGGGCTGCCGCGACTATCCTTGATCGATCTCGAAAACAATGATCTCAGGGTGATCGAGAGAAACGCGATCAGGGCGTTACCGGAGCTGCAGGCGGTCAGGCTAGGCAGGAATCGATTGCAG TCCATCCCCAGCGGCGCTTTCACCGAGTTACCGCTACTGCAAAGTGCGGAACTTCAGGAAAATCGGATCCAGGAAATCGCCAGCAATGCCTTCATTAACGTGCCACACTTGCTGTTTCTCAATCTAAGTCATAATCATCTACCAGGGCTGGAATACGTCGGTCTGGAGAGTCTCCGCTCGCTGGAGGTTCTTGATCTCAGCTACAATCGATTATCCAGAGTTGCCAGTGACAGCCTAGCAGCTATGGAATGGCTAGTGGAGCTGAAG ATGGACAACAATCGGATTTGCGCCGTACATGGTTCACCTTTCGACGATATGCCCAGATTACGGGTACTCAGTCTGCGAAGCAACCGGATGACCGCGGTTTCTGAAGGCGCGTTCAAGAGACTCAGATCGAACATTGCCGTCTTGGATATCGACG GAAATCCATTATCCTGTTCGTGCGGCATGCTTTGGCTGCGGGGATGGCTGCAACAGGCTTCCTCGGAAGGTCCCAGGTGCGCTGACGGCTCCCTTTTCAAGGAACTTAGATTATCCCGTCAGGATTGCCAGCGTGAGAGATATGTGGAACCGGTCCATCCAGGATGCGAGATCGAAATGATTAACGTCGCGACACCCTCGGTCTCTTCATCAG CGTTCGGAGTTACAGAAACCGTGCCGCTGTGGATGAACTTGAAGGACTCGTCGACGCAGAGGCCTTCCATTTCCCAGGACTCCGATTACCTGTATGAGTATCTGGATTATCAGGACAATATGAGCGACACGGGCGCGTCCACGTCGCCATCCAGCGTGTCCACCGTCAGCGTGCCCACCCAGACCGTGAAGATCATTCACCCGCCGTCGCAGACGCAGAAGCACCAGACTCAGAAGAACGCCACGTCACCGGGCAAGAGGAACCCGATGATACCGCCATCGCCGAGCAGCTCCGGCTTCACCTTCTTCGGCCTGCCGCTGCCAAATCTGAATTTCAATTTGTGGGGGCACTCGGGCAGAAAAGCCGAGAGGAAGGAGTCCTCGTCCGCGCCCGGTAAATCCGGACATCGGGGACGTTACAGGTCCTTCCCGCCCACAGAACCGGAAATACACAGAGGAGGCTTCGTGCCGCTGCCACGCGCCCAAAGCGGATTCGTACCGATTGCCGATCCCAGGCCGATGTATGAAAAGCACGCGAAGCACGGGAACACCACGCGCTCGAGCAGTGGCCAAGAGGAACGCCCTCGGAAAAGCGGAAACAGCACAGTGACCAGAGTGGAAAAGACCGTTCCCACAATTGGGAAATCTCGGACGAACTTCCGGGAGAAGGAAGAATCGCCGATGCTAGATCGAACGGCTGGTTCGAATGCTTTCGAGTCTCGCAAGATTTCGGCAAATATTAACAGGCCTAC ccCCAATGCATTGGACACTACGAGGAGCAGTGAGCCAATAATTGTCGAAGAATCTTCGCAAGAAGCACATGAGACGTCGGTGTCCACCGAGATCTACGACGGCGAGAGTCTGGAGGTAAAACCGGAGGACGTTAAGTTCATAGAGAAACCACATATGGAAATCGCCAGTAGGATAATCTGGACCACGCCAAAAGCAGTGACAATGGAGACGAAGAAAGCCACAATTACCAAAGAGACTGTAACGGCGACGGTGCAAGTGGCACCATCGAGAGAAAGCGGCGCCAAAGATCGAGACCTTGAGATATCCGAATACGAAGGAGATTCTAGCAGACTGAGCAGCACGACCGCCTCTCACAATGAATCCG atAATCGGCAAATGTCAAAAACAGATGCGCCGATTCCGCGCCCCTCAACGTCCACTGCATCCCCCACGTTGAACCCGCGCCCCGAAGAAATTACAGTCGCGACTCCTCACGCCTCTCGGAGCACGGAGGCGTCCGCTTTGTCCACGTTCCTGATACCGGGAGGACAAGTGCCGGCCTCGGGGCCCGTGATAAATTTACGTCCCCCCGGCAGACCGACGATAACTAAAGTCGCTTCGCCGCATCTCAGCTACAACGCCGAGCAATCCAGGGAGGAACCAAAGTCGATCGCAGGTGCTGCTCAGAGAAGCGCCGAGGCCATCGACGAGTCGACGACCGACGGGCAGAACGAAGCTTTCGTCGTCGACGAGGGCACCAAGGTGATAGACGACGGTCCCTTCAACTGGTACTTCCAGCATTACAACGACACGAATCTCGAGCCGTACGTGGGCATCGCTTACAGCGGCGCCGCAAACATCGACGCGTACGGATGGTCGTTGCTGCTCGTCCTGAGCGTTCTCTTATAA
- the LOC105283727 gene encoding 26S proteasome non-ATPase regulatory subunit 7, whose protein sequence is MPSQEVVTTKVVVHPLVLLSVVDHFNRMGKIGNQKRVVGVLLGCWRAKGILDVSNSFAVPFDEDDKDKSVWFLDHDYLENMYGMFKKVNAREKVVGWYHTGPKLHQNDVAINELIRRYCPNSVLVIIDAKPKDLGLPTEAYQAVEEVHDDGSPTSKTFEHIPSEIGAEEAEEVGVEHLLRDIKDTTVGTLSQRITNQLLGLKGLHEQIREIRDYLLQVGSGKLPINHQIVYQLQDIFNLLPDMTQSSFVDSLYVKTNDQMLVVYLAALVRSIVALHNLINNKLTNRDAEKKETDGKKDMKKEEKKEEEKKGEEKAKTKSQ, encoded by the exons ATGCCGAGTCAAGAAGTCGTGACAACGAAAGTTGTGGTTCACCCACTCGTGCTGCTGAGTGTGGTGGACCACTTCAATCGAATGGGCAAAATTGGTAACCAGAAAAGAGTGGTCGGTGTGCTTCTGGGCTGCTGGAGGGCCAAGGGAATCCTCGATGTGTCAAACAGCTTTGCAG TACCTTTCGACGAGGACGATAAAGACAAAAGTGTATGGTTCCTGGATCACGATTACCTCGAGAACATGTATGGGATGTTCAAGAAAGTCAATG CTCGAGAGAAGGTAGTTGGTTGGTACCACACCGGGCCCAAGTTGCATCAAAACGATGTGGCGATCAATGAATTGATCAGAAGATACTGCCCCAACTCGGTTTTGGTGATTATCGACGCCAAGCCGAAGGATCTCGGCCTTCCTACGGAGGCGTATCAGGCAGTCGAGGAAGTGCACGAT GACGGTTCGCCCACCTCGAAAACTTTCGAGCACATCCCCAGCGAAATTGGGGCGGAAGAAGCGGAGGAGGTCGGGGTGGAGCATTTGTTGCGGGACATCAAAGACACCACCGTCGGTACGCTCAGCCAAAGAATCACGAACCAGCTGCTCGGCTTGAAAGGCCTTCACGAGCAAATCCGGGAAATTAGAGATTACCTGCTTCAG GTTGGCAGCGGAAAATTACCTATAAATCACCAAATCGTTTATCAGCTCCAAGATATCTTCAATTTGTTACCCGACATGACTCAGAGTAGCTTCGTAGATTCGCTATACGTAAAAACGAACGACCAGATGCTGGTCGTGTACCTAGCGGCTCTGGTTAGGTCCATAGTAGCgttgcataatttaattaacaataaattgaCGAACCGTGACGCCGAGAAGAAGGAGACCGACGGGAAGAAGGATATGaaaaaggaggagaagaaagaggaggagaagaaggggGAGGAGAAGGCGAAAACTAAGAGCCAGTGA
- the LOC105283726 gene encoding inosine triphosphate pyrophosphatase, producing MSKPIVFVTGNAKKLEEFVAILGSKFPRQITSKKIDLPEYQGEVDDICRDKCRAAASLVKGPVIIEDTCLCFNALKGLPGPYVKWFLEKLGPEGLHRMLAGWEDKSAEAVCTFAYCPGEDNADVLLFQGRTQGTIVSPRGPRDFGWDPCFQPLDYDKTYAELPKEEKNKISHRSKALEKLKDYFMSNYEKN from the coding sequence ATGTCGAAGCCAATAGTATTCGTAACGGGTAACGCGAAGAAGCTGGAGGAGTTCGTCGCCATCTTGGGAAGCAAGTTCCCTCGCCAGATAACGAGCAAGAAGATCGATCTGCCCGAATATCAGGGCGAAGTGGATGACATATGCCGGGACAAATGCCGGGCCGCGGCGAGCCTAGTGAAGGGCCCGGTGATTATCGAGGACACGTGCCTCTGTTTCAACGCATTGAAGGGTTTACCGGGGCCCTACGTCAAGTGGTTCCTCGAGAAGCTGGGCCCCGAGGGTCTCCACAGAATGCTCGCCGGATGGGAGGATAAATCGGCAGAGGCGGTTTGCACGTTCGCGTACTGCCCCGGTGAAGACAATGCCGATGTCCTCCTGTTCCAAGGCCGAACACAGGGTACCATCGTGAGTCCACGTGGTCCCCGGGACTTCGGCTGGGACCCCTGCTTCCAGCCGCTGGACTACGACAAGACTTACGCGGAATTGccgaaggaggagaagaataAAATCTCTCATCGCAGCAAAGCGTTGGAAAAATTGAAGGATTATTTTATGAGCAATTATgagaagaattaa